One window of Nostoc sp. C052 genomic DNA carries:
- the crtB gene encoding 15-cis-phytoene synthase CrtB: MLQLPDSPPRMKTLVSVDESYKLCRHLTAKYAKTFYLGTLLMSPVKRQSIWSIYAWCRRTDELVDGPASAITTPETLDLWEQQLESIFAGRPLENYDVALVDTLQRFPMDIQPFRDMIAGQRMDLYRSRYETFEDLYLYCYRVAGTVGLMSTSVMGVDNTIYAAPWRQNKQPYVPIEEAIALGIANQLTNILRDVGEDAKRGRIYIPLEDLAKFNYTEQDFFKGVVDDRWRALMRFQIDRARQFYTTSDQGITYLASDARWPVWAASMLYGQILEAIERNDYDVFSQRAFVPQWKKLRTLPIAWMRSQVL; this comes from the coding sequence ATGCTGCAACTGCCTGATTCCCCGCCGCGCATGAAAACGCTGGTCTCTGTAGACGAGTCATACAAACTTTGTCGGCATCTCACAGCAAAGTATGCCAAGACTTTTTACCTGGGTACTTTGCTGATGAGTCCGGTAAAACGTCAATCTATTTGGTCAATTTACGCTTGGTGTCGCCGTACAGATGAATTAGTGGATGGTCCCGCATCTGCTATTACCACGCCAGAAACCCTAGACCTATGGGAACAGCAGCTGGAATCGATTTTTGCGGGGCGTCCATTAGAAAATTACGATGTAGCTTTAGTTGATACCCTCCAGCGCTTTCCGATGGACATCCAACCCTTTCGGGATATGATTGCCGGTCAGCGCATGGACTTATATCGCAGTCGTTATGAAACCTTTGAGGATTTATACCTCTACTGTTACCGCGTTGCTGGTACTGTTGGTTTGATGTCAACATCCGTTATGGGTGTGGATAACACCATATATGCAGCACCGTGGCGGCAAAATAAACAACCTTATGTTCCCATAGAAGAAGCGATCGCTCTCGGAATTGCCAATCAACTTACCAACATCCTGCGGGATGTGGGAGAAGATGCCAAACGGGGGCGGATTTACATTCCCCTTGAGGACTTGGCAAAATTCAACTATACCGAGCAAGACTTCTTCAAAGGTGTGGTAGACGATCGTTGGCGAGCATTAATGCGCTTTCAAATTGACCGAGCCCGCCAATTTTATACCACATCCGACCAGGGAATTACTTATTTAGCATCCGATGCCCGTTGGCCTGTGTGGGCAGCATCAATGCTGTACGGTCAAATTTTAGAGGCGATTGAACGCAACGATTACGATGTATTCAGTCAGCGGGCTTTCGTTCCCCAGTGGAAAAAGTTACGCACTTTGCCCATAGCTTGGATGCGATCGCAAGTCCTTTAA
- the ispG gene encoding (E)-4-hydroxy-3-methylbut-2-enyl-diphosphate synthase, protein MQTLPTVNTSSITSPQATFDTTIKRRKTRPVKVGNVTIGGGYPVVVQSMINEDTLDIDGSVAGIRRLHEIGCEIVRVTVPSMAHAKALGEIKQKLIKTYQDVPIVADVHHNGLKIAVEVAKHIEKVRINPGLYVFEKPNINRTEYTKSEFDEIGDKIRETLEPLVVSLRDQGKSMRIGVNHGSLAERMLFTYGDTPEGMVESAIEFIRICESLDFRNLVVSMKASRVPVMVAAYRLIAKRMDELGMDYPLHLGVTEAGDGEYGRIKSTAGIATLLADGIGDTIRVSLTEAPEKEIPVCYSILQALGLRKTMVEYVACPSCGRTLFNLEEVLHKVREATKHLTGLDIAVMGCIVNGPGEMADADYGYVGKTPGYISLYRGREEIKKVPEDKGVEELINLIKADERWVEP, encoded by the coding sequence ATGCAAACTCTGCCCACAGTAAACACTTCAAGCATTACATCACCTCAAGCCACCTTTGATACAACTATCAAGCGGCGTAAAACTCGCCCTGTAAAGGTAGGAAATGTCACCATTGGCGGCGGCTACCCCGTTGTAGTGCAGTCAATGATTAACGAAGACACTCTTGATATTGATGGTTCCGTAGCTGGTATTCGTCGTCTGCACGAAATTGGCTGCGAAATTGTCCGCGTCACAGTGCCGAGTATGGCTCATGCGAAAGCTTTAGGAGAAATTAAACAAAAATTAATTAAAACTTACCAAGACGTGCCAATTGTGGCTGATGTTCATCACAATGGGCTAAAAATCGCCGTGGAAGTTGCCAAGCACATAGAGAAAGTACGGATTAATCCCGGCTTGTATGTGTTTGAAAAGCCAAACATTAATCGAACTGAATATACTAAAAGCGAATTTGACGAAATTGGCGATAAAATCCGCGAAACTTTAGAACCTCTAGTAGTTTCTTTGCGCGATCAAGGAAAATCGATGCGAATTGGGGTAAATCATGGTTCCCTCGCGGAGAGAATGCTATTTACTTACGGTGACACCCCCGAAGGCATGGTGGAATCTGCCATAGAATTCATCCGCATTTGTGAATCTTTGGATTTCCGCAACTTGGTAGTTTCCATGAAAGCCTCACGAGTCCCGGTGATGGTAGCCGCCTATCGCCTCATCGCCAAGCGCATGGATGAACTGGGTATGGATTATCCATTACATTTAGGCGTTACAGAAGCAGGTGATGGCGAATACGGGCGAATTAAATCTACAGCAGGTATTGCCACCTTACTTGCTGATGGCATTGGTGATACAATTCGCGTCTCACTTACAGAAGCACCAGAAAAAGAAATTCCCGTCTGCTACAGCATTCTCCAAGCTTTGGGATTGCGAAAAACGATGGTGGAATATGTCGCTTGTCCTTCCTGTGGACGCACGTTGTTTAACCTAGAAGAAGTGCTGCACAAAGTTCGGGAAGCCACTAAACACCTAACTGGGTTAGACATTGCAGTTATGGGTTGTATTGTCAATGGACCTGGAGAAATGGCCGATGCCGACTATGGTTATGTCGGCAAAACACCTGGTTACATTTCTTTGTATCGTGGTCGAGAAGAAATTAAAAAAGTCCCAGAAGATAAAGGTGTAGAAGAATTAATTAACCTCATTAAGGCAGATGAACGCTGGGTAGAACCTTAA
- a CDS encoding HhoA/HhoB/HtrA family serine endopeptidase: MKLSLKQLAVYVFLLVIGGGAGLFGSHYLLPQNRSFQQLKNVTMSSPPESVVPSSPNGATGATGGDNVNFIATAVQKVGPAVVRINATRKVANPISDALKNPLLRRFFGEDDQPIPQERIERGTGSGFILSEDGELLTNAHVVADTDTVQVTLKDGRSLEGKVVGVDSVTDVAVVKIQANDLPTVKLGNSQNLIPGQWAIAIGNPLGLDNTVTMGIISATDRTSTQVGVPDKRVSFIQTDAAINPGNSGGPLLNAQGEVIGINTAIRADAQGLGFAIPIETAARVANELFTKGHVEHPFLGIEMADLSPIRRQQINQDNQLNIQQDAGIVIKGVTDDSPAKRGALLPGDVIQKVNGKPVKTSAQVQRLVESSKVGDIIALEVNRSGKIQTLKVKLGAYPERK, encoded by the coding sequence ATGAAGTTATCCTTAAAGCAACTGGCTGTTTATGTGTTTTTACTAGTGATTGGCGGTGGTGCAGGCTTGTTTGGCAGTCACTATCTCCTGCCACAAAATCGATCGTTCCAACAGTTAAAAAATGTAACGATGTCTTCGCCTCCAGAATCAGTAGTTCCGAGTTCTCCGAATGGAGCAACTGGTGCTACTGGGGGCGATAATGTGAATTTTATTGCGACGGCTGTGCAAAAAGTTGGCCCGGCTGTGGTGCGAATTAATGCTACTCGCAAAGTGGCTAATCCTATCTCTGACGCGTTGAAAAATCCCCTCTTGCGACGATTTTTTGGAGAAGATGACCAACCAATTCCTCAAGAACGCATTGAGCGCGGTACCGGATCGGGATTTATTTTGAGCGAAGATGGCGAATTACTCACTAACGCTCATGTGGTAGCAGATACAGATACAGTACAAGTAACTCTCAAGGATGGTCGGAGTTTAGAGGGAAAGGTAGTCGGAGTTGATTCTGTGACAGATGTGGCGGTGGTGAAAATACAAGCGAATGATTTGCCGACGGTAAAATTGGGTAATTCGCAAAACTTGATACCGGGACAATGGGCGATCGCAATTGGCAATCCTCTAGGTTTGGATAATACTGTCACTATGGGTATTATCAGCGCTACCGATCGCACCAGCACTCAAGTTGGTGTCCCAGATAAGCGAGTTAGCTTTATCCAAACTGATGCCGCGATTAATCCTGGTAATTCTGGTGGCCCCTTGTTAAACGCCCAAGGTGAAGTCATTGGTATTAACACTGCCATCCGCGCTGATGCTCAAGGACTTGGTTTCGCTATCCCTATTGAAACCGCCGCCCGCGTTGCCAATGAACTTTTTACCAAAGGGCATGTGGAACATCCCTTTTTGGGTATTGAAATGGCAGACCTTTCTCCCATCAGAAGACAGCAGATTAATCAAGACAATCAACTGAACATTCAGCAGGATGCGGGGATTGTCATTAAAGGCGTAACAGACGATTCTCCAGCCAAGCGTGGAGCATTGCTTCCTGGAGACGTGATTCAAAAAGTTAACGGTAAACCAGTCAAAACCTCAGCCCAAGTTCAGAGGCTAGTAGAGTCCAGCAAAGTTGGGGACATAATAGCGCTCGAAGTCAACCGCAGCGGTAAAATTCAAACCTTGAAAGTAAAATTAGGAGCTTATCCTGAAAGGAAATAA
- a CDS encoding type II toxin-antitoxin system RelE/ParE family toxin: MSYEVEIAPAAKRQIKKLPYDVQQKIVAKLEELAFEPCPDGVKKLEGSDNLYRVRLGKYRIIYEIQDGLLLVTVVKVKHRSDVYRL, from the coding sequence GTGAGTTACGAAGTAGAAATTGCTCCGGCTGCAAAAAGACAGATAAAAAAATTACCCTATGATGTTCAACAAAAAATAGTTGCTAAATTAGAAGAACTTGCTTTTGAGCCTTGTCCCGATGGTGTGAAAAAATTAGAAGGTTCTGATAATTTATATAGAGTCAGATTGGGAAAATATCGAATTATTTACGAAATACAAGATGGTTTATTATTAGTCACGGTGGTCAAAGTAAAGCATCGTAGCGATGTTTATAGATTGTGA
- a CDS encoding ABC transporter substrate-binding protein: MKKISAALALSLATLATGFLVGACGDNSTPNSTATNGSTATPAANSTTTSSAKGLKIGSLLPTTGDLASVGQQMLGSVPLLVDTVNACGGVNGEPVTLVQVDDQTDPKAGAAGMTKLATLDKVAGVVGSFASSVSSAAVSIATPNKVMLVSPGSTSPVFTEKAQKGDYKGFWARTAPPDTYQALALAQLARKKGFKRVSTVVINNDYGVGFEKAFVQTFEKLGGTIVNKDKPVRYDPKAQTFDTEAAAAFAGKPDAVLAVLYAETGSLFLKAAYQQGVAKGVQILLTDGVKSPTFPEQVGKGSDGKYILTGAIGTVPGSDGKALEAFNKLWKDKKGNEPGEYAPQAWDAAALLTLAAQAAKENTGVGIASKIREVSNGPGTEVTDVCEGLKLLKDGKKINYQGASGNVDIDANGDVVGVYDVWTVGDDGKIKVIDKVTPK, encoded by the coding sequence ATGAAAAAAATTAGCGCCGCCTTAGCCTTAAGTCTAGCTACCCTAGCAACTGGGTTTCTAGTTGGGGCTTGTGGTGATAACAGTACCCCTAACAGCACAGCTACCAACGGCAGCACCGCTACCCCAGCGGCAAACTCAACTACTACAAGTAGCGCTAAAGGGTTAAAAATTGGTTCCCTGCTACCGACAACAGGCGACTTGGCTTCTGTGGGACAGCAGATGCTAGGCTCAGTACCTTTACTAGTCGATACAGTCAACGCTTGCGGTGGAGTGAATGGGGAACCTGTTACCTTGGTGCAAGTAGACGACCAAACTGACCCGAAAGCTGGAGCTGCCGGCATGACCAAACTAGCAACTTTAGATAAAGTAGCAGGTGTAGTTGGTTCCTTTGCCAGTAGCGTTTCAAGTGCAGCAGTCTCCATTGCTACGCCGAATAAAGTTATGCTGGTTTCCCCTGGTAGTACCAGTCCTGTATTTACCGAAAAAGCCCAAAAAGGTGACTATAAAGGCTTTTGGGCGCGTACTGCTCCCCCCGATACCTACCAAGCATTAGCTTTAGCCCAACTTGCCAGAAAAAAAGGTTTCAAGCGAGTTTCTACAGTCGTGATTAATAACGACTATGGCGTTGGTTTTGAAAAAGCATTCGTGCAAACCTTTGAAAAATTGGGTGGAACCATCGTTAATAAAGATAAGCCTGTCCGCTACGACCCAAAAGCTCAGACATTTGATACAGAGGCGGCTGCTGCATTTGCAGGTAAGCCAGATGCAGTCCTGGCAGTACTCTACGCGGAAACTGGTAGTCTGTTCCTAAAGGCCGCCTATCAGCAAGGTGTGGCGAAGGGAGTACAAATTCTGCTGACAGATGGGGTAAAATCACCGACTTTTCCCGAACAAGTTGGTAAAGGCAGTGATGGTAAATATATTTTAACTGGAGCGATCGGTACAGTACCCGGTTCCGATGGTAAAGCACTAGAAGCTTTCAACAAGCTATGGAAGGATAAAAAGGGTAATGAGCCAGGAGAATACGCTCCTCAAGCTTGGGATGCGGCTGCTTTATTGACATTGGCAGCGCAAGCTGCTAAAGAAAATACAGGCGTTGGCATAGCCAGCAAAATCCGTGAAGTTTCCAATGGCCCTGGCACAGAAGTTACTGATGTCTGCGAGGGACTGAAGTTACTTAAAGATGGTAAAAAGATTAACTACCAAGGAGCCAGTGGCAACGTAGATATTGATGCTAACGGTGATGTCGTTGGTGTTTACGATGTTTGGACGGTAGGAGACGATGGCAAAATCAAGGTAATTGATAAAGTTACCCCTAAATAG
- a CDS encoding transposase: MNNLQTWYIVKRPGGNCEIIPSDQVSNDNLEIIEQWGPFSSQEEAIARRVGLIRAGKCQPV, encoded by the coding sequence ATGAATAATTTACAAACTTGGTATATTGTCAAGCGCCCTGGTGGAAACTGCGAAATTATCCCCAGCGACCAAGTTAGCAACGATAATTTAGAGATTATAGAACAGTGGGGGCCTTTTAGTTCGCAAGAAGAGGCGATCGCTCGGCGTGTAGGACTTATTAGGGCTGGAAAATGCCAACCAGTTTAA
- a CDS encoding M23 family metallopeptidase: MTLLFRQLFLCSLVSALSLVSILPYSKSANAAVGGCPISALSRFQRHKVVRGETLESIAQRYNLIPTTIIGMNPALQNGGIAAVGSVLQIPPYNGIVVEVPRGETWRQVAAQYKVRADSLFEVNGCQPDPRIVFVPGVNWSPNGVVTKSPLPSDAGTPNRASLSGYPLAQVATVGLAYGWQINPATGEVFFHSGVDLLAPVGTNVLAIAPGTVAFASDQGSYGKLVIINHSGGLQSRYAQLDSIKVTVGQQVKKGDLLGTVGISGKPSSTQPHLHFEVRSSSSLGWVAEDPKGYLKK; the protein is encoded by the coding sequence ATGACTTTACTCTTTCGTCAACTATTTCTCTGTAGCTTAGTTAGCGCCTTGAGCCTAGTAAGCATACTGCCATACTCGAAGAGTGCTAACGCTGCTGTAGGTGGTTGCCCAATTTCAGCCTTATCTCGCTTCCAACGCCATAAAGTTGTTCGTGGTGAAACTTTGGAGAGCATAGCGCAGCGCTACAATCTCATTCCTACAACTATTATCGGCATGAATCCAGCTTTGCAGAATGGTGGGATTGCAGCCGTTGGGAGTGTGCTTCAAATTCCTCCCTACAATGGGATTGTAGTCGAAGTACCTCGCGGTGAAACTTGGCGACAAGTAGCGGCACAATACAAAGTTCGTGCTGATAGCCTTTTTGAGGTGAATGGCTGCCAACCAGACCCCAGAATCGTATTTGTTCCGGGGGTAAACTGGTCGCCCAATGGTGTTGTAACTAAATCCCCTTTACCCAGTGATGCAGGTACACCAAATCGGGCATCGCTATCTGGATATCCTTTAGCACAAGTGGCGACAGTGGGATTAGCTTACGGCTGGCAAATTAATCCTGCGACAGGTGAAGTTTTCTTCCACAGTGGTGTTGACTTGTTAGCACCAGTTGGTACTAATGTGTTAGCGATCGCACCTGGAACTGTAGCCTTTGCCAGCGATCAAGGTTCCTATGGTAAGTTGGTCATTATTAACCACAGTGGCGGACTCCAAAGCCGCTATGCCCAGCTTGACAGTATTAAAGTTACTGTCGGTCAGCAAGTGAAAAAAGGAGACTTACTAGGAACAGTAGGCATTAGTGGAAAACCAAGTTCCACTCAACCCCATCTCCATTTTGAAGTGCGTTCTAGCTCATCTCTGGGTTGGGTAGCAGAAGATCCCAAGGGTTATTTGAAGAAATGA
- a CDS encoding DUF2281 domain-containing protein gives MNAKQKIIEEIENVPEEIVYEVLDFLLFLKAKEDKEDLEDAKAALKEAQEVGTISLGELKTELGL, from the coding sequence ATGAATGCCAAACAGAAAATAATTGAAGAGATAGAAAATGTACCAGAAGAAATTGTATACGAGGTTCTGGACTTTTTACTTTTTTTGAAAGCCAAAGAAGATAAAGAAGATTTAGAAGATGCAAAAGCTGCATTAAAAGAAGCACAAGAGGTTGGTACGATTTCCTTGGGTGAACTCAAAACGGAATTAGGTTTGTGA
- a CDS encoding isochorismatase — protein MNTQIITQLPIPQHFNPDRVGDVWRVPYQERAAEAEIWAKQHDIKPASLDKTRICLLLIDVQNTFCIPGFELFVGGKSGNAAVDDNVRLCEFIYRNLGIITKIVPTLDTHTATQIFHPIFWVNAAGEHPTPAATSITPADIEQGIWKVNPAVANSVTNGDYELLEKHAYHYLKKLSQDGKYPLTVWPYHSMLGGIGHALVSSVEEAIFFHGIARQSQTQFELKGENPLTENYSILRPEVLEDFEQRPLAQKNTRLIKQLLEFDVVIIGGQAKSHCVAWTIDDLLTEIKQVDATLAKKIYLLEDSTSPVVVPGVVDYTEQADAAFTRFAEAGMHIVKSSENIASFF, from the coding sequence ATGAACACTCAAATAATAACCCAACTACCAATTCCTCAGCACTTTAACCCCGATCGGGTCGGCGATGTCTGGCGCGTACCTTACCAAGAACGTGCCGCTGAAGCTGAAATCTGGGCAAAACAACACGATATTAAACCAGCATCTTTAGATAAAACTCGTATTTGCTTACTGTTAATTGATGTCCAAAACACCTTCTGTATCCCTGGATTTGAATTATTTGTAGGTGGAAAATCCGGTAATGCGGCGGTGGATGATAACGTCAGATTATGTGAGTTTATCTATCGAAACTTGGGAATAATCACGAAAATTGTACCAACTCTAGATACTCACACAGCAACACAAATCTTCCATCCGATCTTTTGGGTGAACGCTGCCGGAGAACATCCCACTCCAGCAGCTACTAGCATCACACCAGCAGATATCGAACAAGGTATCTGGAAAGTTAACCCAGCAGTTGCTAACAGTGTTACTAATGGGGATTATGAATTATTAGAAAAACACGCTTACCATTACCTTAAAAAACTTAGTCAAGATGGGAAATATCCCCTGACTGTTTGGCCTTATCATTCTATGTTGGGCGGTATCGGTCACGCTCTAGTTTCATCGGTAGAAGAAGCGATATTTTTTCACGGCATTGCGCGTCAGAGTCAAACGCAATTTGAACTCAAAGGTGAAAATCCTTTAACAGAAAACTACTCCATCTTACGTCCAGAGGTGTTAGAAGATTTTGAACAACGTCCACTTGCTCAAAAGAACACGCGCCTGATTAAACAACTTTTAGAATTTGATGTTGTCATTATTGGTGGTCAAGCTAAAAGTCATTGTGTCGCTTGGACAATTGATGATTTATTAACAGAAATTAAACAGGTAGATGCTACCCTGGCGAAAAAAATCTATTTACTAGAAGATAGCACTTCTCCTGTTGTTGTCCCTGGTGTTGTGGACTATACAGAACAGGCAGATGCAGCATTTACAAGGTTTGCAGAGGCAGGAATGCACATCGTCAAATCTAGCGAAAATATAGCATCCTTTTTTTAA
- the ctpC gene encoding carboxyl-terminal processing protease CtpC, which translates to MVITKSRLVLGATAVTLSTIAVTSLGIHSRGQALFKASPKELVDEVWQIVQRQYVDGTFNQVDWQAVRKEYLSKSYSNPQDAYKSIREMLKKLQDPYTRFMDPEEFKNMQVDTSGELTGIGITISQDEKTKQLVVIAPIEDTPAFKAGVLAKDIILKIDGKDTKGMDTNQAVSLIRGEAGTQVSLIIQRDGQTKQFDIKRARIEIHPVKFSQKQTPAGNLGYIRLNQFSANAGKEMQSAIKNLESKKVAGYILDLRGNPGGLLFSSVDIARMWIDKGKIVSTVERQGEAEKEEANGRALTNKPLVVLVDKGSASASEILSGALKDNKRATLVGTQTFGKGLVQSVRPLEDGSGLAVTIAHYYTPNGTDINHKGIEPDVKVDLTKKQMEDLWLHGRDKLATLADPQFAKAVEVIGKKIAEKGTPTAEK; encoded by the coding sequence ATGGTGATTACAAAAAGTAGACTTGTTTTGGGTGCTACGGCAGTGACACTCTCCACGATCGCTGTTACTAGCCTTGGCATTCATTCGCGAGGTCAGGCTTTATTTAAAGCGAGTCCTAAAGAATTAGTAGATGAAGTTTGGCAAATTGTTCAACGCCAATATGTAGACGGTACTTTTAATCAGGTTGATTGGCAGGCTGTTCGTAAGGAATACTTGAGCAAGTCTTACAGTAATCCACAAGATGCGTATAAGTCCATTCGGGAAATGCTGAAAAAGCTACAAGACCCCTACACCCGATTTATGGACCCAGAGGAATTCAAGAATATGCAGGTTGATACCTCTGGAGAATTGACAGGTATTGGGATCACCATTAGCCAGGATGAAAAAACCAAGCAGTTGGTTGTAATTGCGCCAATCGAAGATACACCAGCCTTTAAAGCTGGTGTTTTGGCAAAAGATATCATCCTCAAAATAGATGGCAAAGATACTAAGGGGATGGATACCAATCAGGCAGTATCTTTAATTAGGGGTGAAGCAGGAACGCAAGTCAGCCTGATTATTCAGCGCGACGGGCAGACAAAACAATTTGACATCAAACGGGCACGAATTGAAATCCATCCAGTTAAGTTTTCCCAAAAGCAAACTCCAGCGGGAAATCTTGGTTACATCCGCTTGAACCAGTTCAGTGCCAATGCTGGTAAAGAAATGCAAAGCGCTATCAAAAATTTAGAAAGCAAAAAGGTAGCTGGATATATTCTGGATTTGCGTGGTAATCCAGGTGGCTTACTCTTCTCCAGTGTGGATATTGCCCGGATGTGGATAGATAAAGGTAAGATTGTCTCCACAGTTGAACGCCAAGGAGAGGCAGAAAAAGAAGAGGCAAACGGACGAGCCTTAACAAATAAACCTTTGGTAGTACTGGTAGATAAAGGTTCAGCTAGTGCCAGTGAAATCCTCTCAGGGGCTTTGAAAGATAATAAGCGCGCGACTTTGGTAGGTACTCAAACCTTTGGTAAGGGATTGGTCCAATCAGTACGTCCTCTGGAAGATGGTTCAGGATTGGCGGTAACAATTGCTCATTACTATACCCCCAATGGTACAGACATCAATCATAAAGGCATTGAGCCAGATGTGAAGGTGGATTTGACCAAAAAGCAGATGGAAGATTTGTGGCTGCACGGACGCGACAAACTAGCTACCCTAGCAGACCCTCAATTCGCTAAAGCGGTGGAAGTTATAGGTAAAAAAATTGCTGAGAAGGGTACACCCACAGCAGAAAAATAA
- a CDS encoding type II toxin-antitoxin system YoeB family toxin, with amino-acid sequence MKILVWSPTFVRAFKRVVKKNPELRSQIEQILQQIAEDPFQLSLRSHKLKGDSSGRYSCSIDYSNRILFKFVTNPESGEEEILLLTLGSHDDVY; translated from the coding sequence GTGAAAATTTTGGTTTGGAGTCCGACCTTTGTTCGTGCTTTTAAGCGTGTAGTCAAGAAAAATCCTGAGTTACGTTCTCAAATTGAGCAAATATTACAACAAATCGCTGAAGATCCATTTCAACTCAGTTTACGTAGTCACAAGCTAAAAGGTGATTCATCGGGTAGATACTCATGTTCAATTGATTATAGTAATCGGATTTTATTTAAATTTGTTACAAATCCTGAATCAGGAGAGGAAGAAATTTTGTTGCTAACTTTAGGTTCCCACGATGACGTTTACTAA
- a CDS encoding succinate dehydrogenase/fumarate reductase flavoprotein subunit yields the protein MLEHDVIIVGGGLAGCRAAVEIARTDPSLNIAVVAKTHPIRSHSVAAQGGMAASLKNVDSEDSWEAHAFDTVKGSDYLADQDAVAILTQEAPGVVIDLEHLGVLFSRLSDGRIAQRAFGGHSHNRTCYAADKTGHAILHELVNNLRRYGVQVYEEWYVMRLILEENEAKGVVMFHLLDGHIEVVRAKAVMFATGGYGRVYNTTSNDYASSGDGLAMTAIAGLPLEDMEFVQFHPTGLYPVGVLISEAVRGEGAYLINSEGDRFMANYAPSRMELAPRDITSRAIAYEIRAGRGIHLDGSAGGPFVYLDLRHLGKEKIMSRVPFCWEEAHRLVGVDAVTQPMPVRPTIHYCMGGIPVNTDGQVRSSGDGLVDAFFAAGETSCVSVHGANRLGSNSLLECVVYGKRTGSAIAKFVQKRKLPSVDEQRYVKEAQQQIQALLEQPGKYRINQVRQAFQDCMTEYCGVFRTEALMTEGLQKLEKIQQQYPQIYLDDKGSCWNTELVEALELRSLMVVGQTILASALNRQESRGAHFREDYSQRDDTNFLKHTMAYYSPAGIDIQYRPVAITMFEPKERKY from the coding sequence ATGCTGGAACATGATGTGATTATTGTCGGGGGTGGATTAGCAGGATGTCGCGCTGCTGTGGAAATTGCCCGCACCGACCCTAGTTTAAATATTGCTGTGGTTGCGAAAACCCACCCAATTCGTTCGCACTCGGTTGCGGCTCAAGGTGGTATGGCTGCATCGCTGAAAAATGTTGATTCAGAGGATAGTTGGGAAGCACATGCTTTTGATACTGTCAAGGGTTCTGATTACTTGGCAGACCAAGATGCTGTGGCAATTCTCACCCAAGAAGCGCCAGGTGTAGTAATTGACTTGGAACATCTCGGCGTTTTATTCTCTCGCTTATCCGATGGGCGCATTGCCCAACGAGCTTTTGGGGGACATTCCCACAACCGTACTTGCTACGCTGCTGATAAAACTGGTCACGCGATTCTGCACGAATTGGTTAACAATTTGCGGCGTTATGGGGTGCAAGTTTATGAAGAGTGGTACGTGATGCGTCTCATTTTGGAAGAAAATGAGGCGAAGGGTGTGGTGATGTTCCACCTTTTGGATGGACATATAGAGGTGGTGCGGGCTAAGGCGGTGATGTTTGCCACAGGGGGCTATGGTCGCGTTTATAACACTACCTCTAATGATTACGCGTCTTCAGGTGATGGTTTGGCAATGACTGCGATCGCCGGTTTGCCCCTAGAAGATATGGAATTTGTGCAGTTTCATCCCACTGGTTTATATCCGGTAGGGGTGCTGATTTCAGAAGCGGTACGGGGAGAAGGGGCGTATCTGATTAATAGTGAAGGCGATCGCTTTATGGCGAACTATGCTCCCAGTCGGATGGAACTAGCTCCTCGTGATATTACCTCACGAGCGATCGCTTACGAAATTCGCGCCGGTCGTGGTATTCATCTTGATGGCAGTGCTGGCGGCCCCTTTGTCTATCTGGATCTACGCCATCTAGGCAAAGAAAAAATTATGAGTCGCGTTCCCTTTTGTTGGGAAGAAGCACACCGTCTAGTAGGCGTTGACGCCGTAACTCAACCGATGCCAGTCCGCCCGACAATTCACTATTGTATGGGTGGTATTCCAGTTAATACTGATGGGCAAGTTCGTAGTAGTGGCGATGGTTTAGTTGATGCTTTCTTTGCTGCGGGTGAAACATCTTGTGTTTCCGTACATGGTGCAAATCGTTTGGGGAGTAATTCACTACTAGAGTGTGTAGTTTATGGTAAAAGGACTGGGAGTGCGATCGCCAAATTTGTCCAAAAACGTAAGTTACCCTCTGTAGATGAACAACGGTATGTAAAAGAGGCCCAGCAACAAATTCAAGCTTTGCTAGAACAACCAGGAAAGTACCGTATTAACCAAGTTCGTCAAGCCTTCCAGGATTGTATGACTGAGTACTGTGGTGTTTTCCGCACTGAGGCGTTAATGACTGAAGGTTTGCAGAAACTAGAAAAAATACAACAGCAATACCCTCAAATTTATTTAGATGACAAAGGTAGTTGCTGGAACACAGAACTCGTAGAAGCTTTAGAATTGCGAAGTTTAATGGTAGTAGGGCAGACTATTTTAGCATCAGCCCTAAATCGCCAAGAAAGTCGTGGCGCTCATTTCCGCGAAGATTATTCCCAGCGAGATGATACAAACTTTCTCAAGCACACAATGGCTTACTATTCACCAGCCGGAATTGACATTCAATATCGACCGGTGGCGATTACTATGTTTGAGCCAAAAGAGCGGAAGTATTAG